In Triticum aestivum cultivar Chinese Spring chromosome 5B, IWGSC CS RefSeq v2.1, whole genome shotgun sequence, the following proteins share a genomic window:
- the LOC123111912 gene encoding uncharacterized protein: protein MTSRISAPPGACRGRRRSPCACRRASGSRGPRAPSAWCSTRTPSAGSAFLRAASSATSWSSSGSSPIILARAPSCNSLASSPSARGTWGSSPQLISGCASSPCSSRGRRSARCPTARPPSSTSGRALTTPRCRWRTLPRSGTTPASATLARTASTCRPSSTRCRGRNRTGAIIPGTCHRRCSICARVSEMREREVLTETDLNTAFIRRRVLPLQQHTHIIGQMAGLQDPNRMSNLRLGADQVARWVNDISKAGLRDDWEFGKSSYSQANPVPVVSPWSPYFATAHLLVRPDATQEVLLNAIWHPYDRPGRGLREAATTPSWRRCHGWRWRERLGRCRAGHCWWWRRRPLWLLSQRGCRRRRRPRKRRSAESTPWSLGQGDAGSPGRSRLEAGPVRYSSGP from the coding sequence ATGACATCACGTATCTCCGCACCACCAGGCGCTTGCCGGGGGAGACGGAGGTCGCCGTGCGCCTGCCGTAGGGcgagcgggagccgcggcccaaGGGCACCGAGCGCGTGGTGTTCTACCCGCACTCCAAGCGCGGGTTCGGCCTTCctgcgagcagcttcttccgcaacttcctggagttcttcgggctccagccccatcatcttggcgcGGGCGCCATCGTGCAACTCtctggcttcgtcaccctctgcgaggggtacctgggggtcgagccctcAATTGATctctgggtgcgcttcttctccttgTAGTAGCAGGGGCCGAAGGTCGGCGAGATGTCCGACTGCGCGGCCGCCGTCATCTACAAGCGGTCGGGCGCTGACTACCCCAAGATGCCGCTGGAGgactctgccaagaagtggcacAACTCCTGCGTCCGCAACCTTGGCGCGGACCGCATCAACCTGCCGCCCTTCGTCGACGCGCTGTCGCGGGCGAAACAGAACTGGGGCTATTATCCCCGGCACCTGTCACAGGAGGTGCTCAATCTGTGCCAGGGTGTCAGAGATGAGGGAGCGGGAGGTGCTCACTGAGACCGACCTCAACACCGCTTTCATCAGGCGTCGGGTGTTGCCGCTGCAGCAGCACACCCACATCATCGGTCAGATGGCCGGACTCCAGGACCCCAACCGCATGTCGAACTTGCGCCTGGGGGCGGACCAGGTCGCCCGTTgggtcaacgacatctccaaggccgggCTGCGGGACGACTGGGAGTTCGGGAAGTCTTCGTACAGCCAGGCGAACCCGGTGCCCGTGGTGAGTCCCTGGTCTCCATACTTTGCTACCGCCCATCTTCTTGTTCGTCCCGACGCGACGCAGGAGGTGCTTCTGAACGCCATCTGGCATCCATATGATCGGCCTGGGCGGGGGTTGAGGGAGGCGGCGACGACGCCGTCTTGGAGGAGGTGCCACGGATGGCGCTGGAGGGAGCGCCTCGGGCGCTGCCGGGCGGGGCACTGCTGGTGGTGGCGCCGCAGGCCACTTTGGCTGTTGAGCCAGCGAGGGTGCCGGAGAAGGCGCCGGCCGCGGAAGAGGCGGTCAGCGGAGAGTACACCCTGGTCCCTAGGCCAGGGGGACGCCGGGTCGCCGGGTCGCAGCCGGCTTGAGGCGGGACCAGTGAGGTATTCTTCGGGCCCCTGA